The Lysinibacillus pakistanensis genome includes a window with the following:
- a CDS encoding S-layer homology domain-containing protein, translating into MHIITKQKKWWKRSLAIMLSLTLVTSSVSLTGLPKKAQAAEPVSPGGISTQPVLWLKANDGVVESAGELTHWADQSIDPVNFTLDIPTGQEARIPKYNENGVNFNPSVKFNNYNNYNHYNQSAKLVGDKEITFQSGYAVYKWPETVTETAGILVGSAVVTHNYGAQILGGGGSGRNFFAVSTGKNSNWRSFGPANRKIFQMANYEMNDDGTNALARINGQPTTVGQPTVTIAPFAFTPVIGASAGTSSSGYSGSLADVAEVILYDRETSADVAKIETYLAVKYGITLNDGTSNYVATNNTVVWDATKNTKYQKNIAGIGRDNAENLEQKQSRSINEGTQVAIGVEALTDTNSANQGTLTDGQYLIWADNGKDLAFTKQIGTTNKNHAERIWKLQNTGSVGKVEIAIPKSALPENATLRVGNSDTDFEPATEYTLAEITLSGTPHYAAKITLEDGQYFTFAAPVPELASAIIEKIGTEDHQITLTFNQEVTLTDLTGFTITLDGAPITPTFVVDLADNKKLNLMLPTGTDVTGKAVKVVYDGDSGNLKNKNHNLPARSFDKDIALVDKSQLQAKVTEVDALTEINYTPESWANLQTVLTTANIVLANPDATQEAINKALNDLTTAQNALKVPAPTMVALEQTVADGNKVTLTFNQDVTLNDLTGFTMTVGGNQVTPEWTVDPIDPKKLIFTLPDGTEVTNQEVKVVYNGTGTLKGVNGIPVVDFERVAEDPYSAALTITQPATSTNNPQPTFGGTVFVDTTTPSTVTIDLKGSDNQSIPGAGGLATINSATGEWIFTPSVNLPDGTYTIIATATNGQQTVTKKHTFTVATTPIVNKVPLQQKVEEAKNLVAGEYTPASWAQYQEALKKANEVLTNPNATQEEVDKALAVLTGAQNALVKIGKGLGTLNPSTGTLSPSFQTGVTDYTMTVGYPTSVIDFTAIPVEAGATVTTAVNGQPGTIRQIPLQVGENIIVITVKDANGNVRQYTIKVYREAYTGGGSWTPNPTSPVTPTPGDTKTKIQVELEIDGEKPLEKTKVEIERTKHANGDITDFVALTEANAKEAVAKAKEIGNNIARIVLPDVNDEVKEAKVEIPKESLKLLRDNGLSLEISSENGHIAIPVSSMEGIDDNFYFRLVPVKKESERQAIEERARAERVVRETLQSNDVHVVARPMTIETNMPSRPVQVTLPLKGVKIPTNTAEREAFLKQLAVFIEHSDGEKKVVIPEVVTMAKGELGLRFTVEKFSTFTIIQVNKKEETKPSLEVKEHEAYIKGFPDGTFGPEKNVTRAQVATMIARILDYTDGPVNTAPFKDIPSDHYAAGAIAFVKERGIMNGDVNGNFRASENITRAQMATVVANFKQLHIEENVAITFNDTKGHWAQWMIEANRTAGIINGRQDGSFAPDEHLTRAQAVVMMNRMFERGPLHGVTAPSFPDVKATHWAFDEIEEAAKSHAYFIDEEGQEQSN; encoded by the coding sequence GTGCATATCATAACGAAACAAAAAAAATGGTGGAAACGTTCACTTGCCATCATGCTTTCACTTACACTTGTGACAAGTAGTGTTTCGCTGACAGGATTGCCTAAAAAAGCGCAAGCAGCGGAGCCTGTGAGTCCGGGTGGTATAAGTACACAACCAGTACTTTGGTTGAAAGCAAATGATGGAGTAGTAGAAAGTGCTGGGGAGTTAACACATTGGGCTGATCAATCTATAGACCCAGTGAATTTTACACTTGATATCCCAACAGGACAAGAAGCGAGAATACCGAAGTATAATGAAAATGGTGTGAACTTTAACCCAAGCGTAAAATTTAATAACTATAATAACTATAACCACTATAATCAATCTGCTAAATTAGTAGGAGATAAAGAGATTACTTTCCAGTCTGGATATGCGGTTTATAAATGGCCTGAAACTGTGACTGAAACTGCAGGGATACTTGTTGGTTCCGCGGTAGTAACCCACAACTACGGTGCTCAGATTTTAGGTGGGGGTGGAAGCGGTAGAAACTTTTTCGCAGTAAGTACAGGTAAAAACTCTAACTGGCGCTCTTTTGGACCAGCTAACAGAAAAATATTCCAAATGGCAAACTATGAAATGAATGACGATGGCACAAATGCATTAGCAAGGATAAATGGACAGCCGACTACTGTAGGTCAACCAACAGTTACAATTGCACCATTTGCATTTACACCTGTTATTGGAGCTTCTGCTGGAACTTCTAGTAGTGGGTACTCAGGTTCCTTGGCTGATGTGGCAGAGGTTATTTTGTATGATAGGGAAACAAGTGCAGATGTGGCTAAAATTGAAACGTATTTAGCCGTAAAATATGGCATTACGTTAAATGATGGTACTAGCAATTACGTTGCAACGAATAACACGGTTGTGTGGGATGCAACTAAAAACACTAAGTATCAAAAAAATATTGCTGGTATCGGTCGTGACAATGCAGAGAACCTTGAGCAAAAGCAAAGCCGAAGCATTAACGAAGGTACACAGGTTGCAATTGGTGTTGAGGCACTTACAGACACAAATTCGGCTAATCAAGGTACGCTTACAGATGGACAATATTTGATTTGGGCCGATAACGGCAAGGATCTAGCGTTCACAAAGCAAATCGGCACAACTAACAAAAATCATGCTGAACGTATTTGGAAATTACAAAATACAGGAAGTGTGGGGAAAGTAGAAATTGCCATTCCAAAGAGTGCTCTTCCAGAAAACGCAACATTACGAGTAGGGAACAGCGATACAGATTTTGAACCAGCAACAGAATATACATTAGCAGAGATTACTTTAAGCGGCACACCTCATTATGCTGCAAAAATCACATTAGAAGATGGTCAGTATTTCACGTTTGCAGCACCAGTGCCTGAACTAGCAAGTGCTATTATTGAGAAAATAGGGACAGAGGATCATCAGATTACACTAACATTCAATCAAGAAGTAACTTTAACTGATTTAACAGGCTTTACAATTACACTAGATGGTGCTCCAATAACACCAACATTTGTAGTGGACCTAGCAGATAATAAAAAGCTTAATCTTATGTTACCTACAGGGACAGATGTAACAGGTAAAGCAGTAAAAGTTGTTTATGATGGTGATTCGGGTAACTTAAAGAACAAAAATCACAATCTACCTGCACGTTCATTCGACAAAGATATCGCTTTAGTGGATAAATCACAGTTACAAGCTAAGGTAACAGAAGTTGATGCTTTAACAGAAATAAACTACACACCAGAAAGCTGGGCAAATCTACAAACGGTGTTAACAACTGCTAATATTGTACTCGCTAATCCTGACGCAACGCAGGAGGCAATCAACAAAGCATTAAACGATTTAACAACTGCCCAAAACGCCTTAAAAGTACCAGCACCAACAATGGTTGCACTAGAACAAACCGTGGCAGATGGCAATAAAGTAACGCTCACTTTTAATCAAGATGTGACATTGAATGATTTAACAGGCTTTACCATGACAGTAGGTGGCAATCAAGTGACACCTGAATGGACAGTAGATCCAATAGACCCTAAAAAGCTTATCTTTACTTTACCAGATGGAACAGAGGTTACTAACCAAGAAGTAAAAGTCGTTTACAATGGTACAGGAACATTAAAAGGTGTGAATGGCATACCTGTAGTTGATTTTGAAAGAGTGGCAGAAGATCCATATAGTGCAGCATTAACCATTACACAACCTGCAACATCAACGAATAATCCACAGCCAACATTTGGCGGAACAGTATTTGTGGATACAACAACACCTTCCACAGTAACAATTGATTTAAAGGGTAGTGACAATCAATCTATTCCAGGAGCAGGTGGTTTAGCAACAATAAACTCAGCAACAGGAGAATGGATATTTACACCTTCAGTGAATTTACCAGATGGCACATACACAATTATCGCAACAGCAACAAATGGTCAACAAACGGTAACAAAGAAACATACATTCACAGTAGCAACAACACCAATAGTAAACAAAGTACCACTGCAGCAAAAAGTAGAGGAAGCTAAAAATTTAGTTGCAGGCGAGTATACACCAGCGAGCTGGGCACAGTATCAAGAGGCTTTAAAGAAAGCGAATGAAGTACTAACGAATCCAAATGCAACACAGGAAGAAGTAGACAAAGCATTAGCAGTATTAACAGGGGCACAAAATGCACTTGTAAAAATAGGCAAAGGGCTAGGCACATTAAACCCATCTACAGGTACATTAAGCCCAAGCTTCCAAACAGGGGTAACAGATTACACAATGACAGTCGGCTATCCAACATCAGTCATTGACTTTACAGCGATTCCAGTAGAGGCTGGCGCGACAGTCACAACAGCTGTCAATGGACAGCCAGGTACTATTAGACAAATTCCACTACAAGTAGGGGAAAATATTATTGTTATCACAGTAAAAGATGCAAATGGCAATGTGAGACAATATACGATTAAAGTATATCGCGAAGCCTACACAGGTGGTGGTTCATGGACACCAAACCCAACATCACCAGTAACACCTACACCGGGCGACACAAAAACTAAAATCCAAGTGGAGCTTGAAATCGATGGGGAAAAACCACTGGAAAAAACAAAAGTAGAAATTGAACGTACAAAACACGCGAATGGGGATATCACGGACTTCGTGGCTCTTACAGAAGCCAATGCCAAAGAAGCTGTGGCAAAGGCAAAGGAAATCGGCAACAATATTGCCCGTATCGTATTGCCAGATGTCAATGATGAAGTGAAGGAAGCGAAGGTCGAAATTCCAAAAGAATCCTTGAAATTACTACGCGATAACGGTTTATCGTTAGAAATTTCATCAGAAAATGGACATATCGCGATTCCAGTAAGTTCAATGGAAGGCATTGACGATAATTTCTACTTCCGTTTAGTACCAGTGAAAAAGGAAAGTGAGCGTCAAGCGATTGAAGAGCGTGCCCGTGCAGAGCGCGTAGTACGTGAGACACTGCAGAGCAACGATGTGCATGTAGTGGCACGTCCAATGACAATCGAAACAAATATGCCAAGTCGTCCTGTGCAGGTAACATTGCCATTAAAAGGCGTGAAAATCCCAACAAATACAGCAGAGCGTGAGGCATTCCTGAAGCAATTAGCCGTATTTATTGAACACTCCGATGGGGAGAAGAAAGTGGTTATCCCTGAGGTGGTAACAATGGCGAAGGGTGAGCTAGGCTTACGCTTCACAGTGGAGAAGTTTAGTACATTTACGATTATTCAGGTCAATAAGAAGGAAGAAACAAAACCATCTCTAGAAGTAAAAGAGCATGAAGCGTATATTAAAGGCTTCCCAGATGGTACATTCGGTCCGGAGAAAAACGTGACACGAGCTCAAGTGGCAACAATGATTGCGCGTATCCTAGACTATACAGATGGACCAGTAAATACGGCACCATTTAAGGATATTCCAAGCGATCATTACGCAGCAGGTGCCATTGCCTTTGTCAAAGAGCGTGGCATTATGAATGGGGATGTCAATGGTAACTTCCGTGCAAGTGAAAACATTACACGTGCACAAATGGCAACGGTAGTGGCGAACTTTAAGCAACTGCATATCGAAGAGAACGTAGCCATTACATTCAACGATACAAAAGGTCATTGGGCACAGTGGATGATCGAAGCCAATCGTACGGCAGGCATCATCAATGGTCGTCAGGATGGTAGCTTTGCGCCAGATGAGCATTTAACACGTGCTCAGGCTGTCGTGATGATGAACCGCATGTTCGAGCGTGGTCCGCTACATGGGGTAACAGCACCAAGCTTCCCAGATGTGAAAGCAACACACTGGGCATTTGATGAAATTGAAGAGGCAGCGAAATCTCATGCATATTTCATTGATGAAGAGGGGCAAGAGCAGAGTAATTGA
- a CDS encoding response regulator has product MNVIIIDDERMAIDVLRFKLNRLTQFQISIRGTFTNANDALQFLKEESIDVVFLDIEMIDVHGLQVAKQLIRNPFIQIIFVTAHAQFAVDAFDIEATDYLLKPVHEKRLIKALIKAQQKLQLQEDVEKEKKEHLLYAHTFGSFYLLDARHEVIKWRTRKVRELFLYLWFHQKKPMLNVVIIEELWPDLEFEKAASNLHTSIYQLRKLFKDKGIQDPIQLVNNHYQLNVEMASDYDKLTQLLEQKRHDEISIQQLLNCYEGDFLAEEEYPWAIQTQLRLKQGVLHVLEMYITTMDSMNSLLKLNCLQKMLEFDEFNEDYMFLLLEFLIGQNKKQDCIKYYERIEEKLSEIGISVPEKILSIYNAYMVRI; this is encoded by the coding sequence ATGAATGTTATCATCATAGATGATGAAAGAATGGCTATTGATGTTTTACGTTTCAAATTAAATCGACTTACTCAGTTCCAGATTTCAATTAGAGGAACCTTTACAAATGCAAATGATGCGCTGCAATTTCTTAAAGAAGAATCGATTGATGTTGTTTTTTTAGATATAGAAATGATTGATGTGCATGGTTTACAAGTAGCAAAACAATTAATAAGGAATCCATTTATTCAAATAATATTTGTAACAGCACATGCTCAATTTGCAGTGGATGCATTTGACATAGAAGCAACGGACTATTTGTTAAAGCCCGTGCATGAGAAACGACTTATTAAGGCATTGATTAAAGCACAGCAGAAATTGCAATTACAAGAAGATGTAGAAAAAGAGAAAAAAGAACATCTCTTATATGCACATACATTTGGGAGCTTTTATTTATTGGATGCCCGACATGAGGTTATCAAGTGGCGTACTAGAAAAGTGCGGGAACTATTTTTATATTTATGGTTTCATCAAAAAAAACCCATGTTAAATGTTGTCATAATTGAGGAGCTCTGGCCTGATTTAGAATTTGAGAAGGCAGCCAGTAATTTACATACGTCTATTTACCAGTTAAGAAAGCTTTTTAAGGATAAAGGTATTCAAGATCCAATTCAATTAGTGAATAATCATTATCAACTAAATGTGGAGATGGCAAGTGATTATGATAAACTTACTCAATTGCTAGAGCAAAAAAGGCATGATGAAATATCCATCCAGCAGCTTTTAAATTGCTATGAAGGTGATTTTTTAGCTGAGGAGGAGTACCCTTGGGCTATTCAAACCCAGCTGCGCTTAAAGCAAGGAGTTTTGCATGTACTAGAAATGTATATTACTACAATGGATTCTATGAATTCATTGTTAAAATTAAACTGTTTACAAAAAATGCTAGAATTTGATGAGTTTAATGAGGACTATATGTTTCTTCTATTAGAATTTTTAATTGGGCAAAACAAAAAACAGGATTGTATAAAGTATTATGAGAGAATAGAAGAGAAATTATCAGAAATTGGTATTTCAGTACCAGAGAAAATTCTTAGTATTTATAATGCATACATGGTTCGTATTTAA
- a CDS encoding Glu/Leu/Phe/Val family dehydrogenase has protein sequence MSENLNLFTSTQDVIQEALNKLGYDEAMYELLKEPLRMLQVRIPVKMDDGTTKVFTGYRAQHNDAVGPTKGGVRFHPQVSEEEVKALSMWMTLKCGIVDLPYGGGKGGVICDPRQMSMGEIERLSRGYVRAVSQIVGPTKDIPAPDVFTNAQIMAWMMDEYSRMDEFNSPGFITGKPLVLGGSQGRDRATAQGVTIVIEEAAKKRGINIKGARVVIQGFGNAGSFLAKFMHDLGAKVIGISDAYGALHDPEGLDIDYLLDRRDSFGTVTTLFENTISNKELLELDCDILVPAAIENQITADNAHNIKANIVVEAANGPTTAEATKILTERGILLVPDVLASAGGVTVSYFEWVQNNQGYYWTEEEVEERLYKKMVEAFDNVYTTATTRNINMRLAAYMVGVRRTAEASRFRGWV, from the coding sequence ATGTCTGAAAACTTAAACCTGTTCACATCAACTCAAGATGTCATTCAAGAGGCTCTAAATAAACTTGGTTATGACGAAGCAATGTATGAATTATTAAAAGAACCGCTTCGCATGCTACAAGTACGCATCCCGGTGAAAATGGATGATGGTACAACAAAAGTGTTTACTGGTTACCGTGCACAACATAATGATGCTGTTGGACCAACAAAAGGTGGGGTACGTTTCCACCCACAAGTGTCTGAGGAAGAAGTTAAAGCGCTTTCAATGTGGATGACATTGAAATGTGGAATTGTCGATTTACCATATGGCGGTGGTAAAGGCGGAGTCATTTGTGACCCACGTCAAATGTCTATGGGAGAAATCGAGCGCTTAAGCCGTGGCTATGTACGTGCAGTAAGTCAAATCGTAGGACCAACAAAAGATATTCCTGCGCCAGACGTATTTACAAATGCACAAATTATGGCTTGGATGATGGATGAATACAGCCGTATGGACGAATTCAACTCACCAGGTTTCATCACTGGTAAACCACTAGTGCTTGGTGGTTCACAAGGTCGTGATCGTGCAACTGCACAGGGTGTTACAATCGTTATTGAAGAAGCAGCAAAAAAACGTGGCATTAATATTAAAGGTGCACGCGTGGTTATTCAAGGATTTGGTAACGCAGGTAGCTTCCTTGCGAAATTCATGCATGATTTAGGTGCAAAAGTAATCGGTATTTCAGATGCTTATGGTGCACTTCATGATCCAGAAGGTTTAGATATTGACTACTTATTAGATCGTCGCGATAGCTTCGGAACAGTAACTACTTTATTTGAAAACACGATTTCAAACAAAGAACTATTAGAGCTTGATTGTGATATTTTAGTACCAGCTGCTATTGAAAACCAAATTACAGCTGACAATGCACACAATATTAAAGCAAACATCGTAGTAGAGGCAGCAAATGGTCCAACTACAGCTGAAGCAACGAAGATTTTAACTGAGCGTGGCATTTTACTTGTACCAGACGTGTTAGCTTCTGCTGGTGGTGTTACGGTTTCTTACTTCGAGTGGGTTCAAAATAACCAAGGTTATTACTGGACAGAAGAAGAGGTAGAAGAACGTCTATACAAAAAAATGGTTGAAGCATTTGATAATGTATATACTACAGCAACGACACGTAATATTAATATGCGCTTAGCAGCCTATATGGTAGGTGTTCGTCGTACTGCAGAAGCTTCACGCTTCCGTGGATGGGTTTAA
- a CDS encoding ATP-binding protein has translation MKKDIVIVVSIVMLFAIVFVVGNWRHFSANNDDNIVKQGMAVVANEQLENNNTIKLNGDWSFYPNVLISPQQSLDDYKDRRISMKVPDKWEGYFQFNEKGPLVGTYHLVVKVPTEGQYGLFFRYIHSSSRVFINGINVGGKGNPSTSFSSFQSENDDTFIVFGQSNEQELDILIQVASYNKYPTAGMIYPVEFGTKENIQNFYDHKRLIDVLVIFGYIVFGIIYLTIYGQSRKRKEELFFGLYMLLIGIQSSFTNHKIFFQVFPIEETFTQSRLQLGIIPLIDICQILFLYTMYPQVANKKIVNTLVISLGCIFFLYGIYNPFYIDKSEMTEQAMIIRQVTYVALITLFTGYTQLLFIRVMLQKLGGARYILIIFVGGCCYTLLVIINFLTEVPIAYSELVFLGCTLVGFTLLLNYRMNLGFTKAQTLSKELLVHNQMKDEFLLKTSHELRTPLNGILNLSKLLMEGAEGPLKRTQQEQVILIHNITQRLGYLVEDLLFSSNHMSGELRVSPRTVPISIINDVVTEIRSVMPANSYVRLLVEVDLTLPPMLTDELRFKQILYNLLHNAIQHTEIGEITVTAYQQQKHMVIEVRDTGKGIPAQDLERIFNAFYQVKNNHHKEGLGLGLSIAKNIVDKLNGAIYVKSTFGEGTTFTFTMPLAAEGQSDKDNSLAIVAQTPSEILQLELPLIHKGNDKKILVVDDDHVNIKVLADVLALKGYTVIGVDNGFDAVDYVKSYQVDCMLVDLMMEGMSGYDLCKQVRKHYDMLELPIIVLTAIMKHSDLMLTLQVGANDYLQKPVATDELLLRIESLLAVRQSSLDAIEVEMNHLYSQVTPHFVYNTLNTIIGLSYTDTDNTREALYSLATYFRAKLNVHYRNNMVLIEEEVELLKAYLYIEKMRFGDRLTVKYDIDESIQLMIPALSLQPLVENAVFHGISKKPEGGTIEISVQREGQFIRIKIYDNGVGIPAKKLQQLMNEESSRIGFTNPLKKFKLMKNADLRLYSEEGKGTTILILLPEGDGA, from the coding sequence ATGAAAAAAGATATTGTAATTGTGGTTAGTATCGTCATGCTATTTGCCATAGTTTTTGTGGTAGGGAATTGGCGTCATTTTTCTGCAAATAATGATGACAACATTGTAAAACAGGGGATGGCGGTTGTTGCAAATGAGCAACTTGAAAATAATAACACGATTAAGTTAAATGGGGATTGGTCCTTTTATCCGAATGTTTTGATATCGCCTCAACAGTCATTAGATGATTACAAGGATCGACGTATATCTATGAAGGTTCCTGATAAATGGGAGGGTTATTTTCAATTCAATGAAAAAGGACCTCTTGTTGGTACATATCATCTCGTAGTAAAGGTGCCTACAGAAGGGCAGTATGGTTTGTTTTTTCGCTATATTCACTCATCTAGTCGTGTTTTCATTAATGGTATCAACGTTGGGGGAAAGGGAAATCCAAGTACTTCTTTCTCGAGCTTTCAATCAGAGAATGATGACACATTTATTGTCTTCGGGCAAAGTAATGAACAAGAGCTTGATATATTAATACAGGTAGCTAGCTACAACAAATATCCAACAGCGGGAATGATTTATCCTGTTGAATTTGGAACAAAGGAGAACATACAGAATTTCTATGATCACAAGAGGTTGATTGATGTATTAGTGATTTTTGGATATATTGTTTTTGGCATCATTTATCTGACTATCTATGGACAAAGTCGCAAAAGGAAAGAAGAATTGTTTTTTGGACTTTATATGTTACTGATAGGTATTCAGTCGTCCTTTACTAATCACAAGATTTTCTTTCAAGTCTTTCCTATAGAAGAAACCTTTACCCAGTCACGTTTACAGCTTGGTATCATCCCTCTAATAGATATTTGTCAAATACTATTTCTTTATACTATGTATCCACAAGTGGCGAATAAAAAAATTGTCAATACACTTGTTATTTCACTAGGTTGCATTTTTTTTCTCTATGGTATTTATAATCCATTTTATATCGATAAAAGTGAAATGACTGAACAAGCAATGATTATTCGACAAGTTACATATGTTGCTTTAATTACTTTATTTACTGGCTACACTCAGTTGTTGTTTATCCGTGTTATGTTGCAAAAGCTAGGAGGTGCACGATATATATTAATCATTTTTGTAGGAGGTTGCTGTTACACGTTATTAGTAATCATAAATTTTTTAACAGAAGTACCTATTGCATATAGTGAATTGGTATTTTTGGGTTGTACATTAGTTGGCTTTACTTTACTCCTAAACTATCGTATGAATCTGGGCTTTACGAAGGCACAGACATTATCAAAGGAGCTATTAGTGCACAATCAAATGAAGGATGAATTTTTACTGAAAACCTCCCATGAATTGCGCACACCATTAAATGGGATTTTAAATTTATCAAAATTACTAATGGAAGGCGCTGAGGGGCCATTAAAACGTACTCAACAAGAGCAAGTGATATTAATTCATAATATAACACAGCGACTAGGATATTTAGTGGAAGATTTATTGTTTTCATCCAATCATATGTCAGGCGAACTACGTGTTTCACCTCGTACTGTACCGATAAGCATTATAAATGATGTAGTTACAGAAATACGTAGTGTGATGCCTGCAAATAGTTACGTACGATTACTCGTTGAAGTAGATTTAACATTGCCACCCATGCTAACAGATGAATTGCGCTTTAAACAGATATTGTACAATCTATTACATAATGCTATCCAGCATACCGAAATTGGAGAAATTACTGTAACTGCCTATCAGCAACAAAAACATATGGTCATCGAGGTAAGAGATACTGGAAAAGGTATTCCTGCTCAGGATTTAGAACGTATCTTTAATGCATTTTATCAAGTGAAAAATAATCATCATAAAGAAGGCCTTGGATTAGGATTGAGCATTGCAAAAAATATTGTAGATAAATTAAATGGTGCAATTTATGTAAAAAGTACTTTTGGGGAAGGAACTACCTTTACCTTTACAATGCCGCTTGCAGCAGAGGGTCAATCTGATAAAGATAATTCACTTGCCATTGTTGCACAAACTCCATCAGAAATACTACAGCTTGAGCTACCGCTGATTCATAAAGGTAACGATAAAAAAATCCTTGTTGTAGATGATGATCATGTCAATATAAAGGTGTTGGCAGATGTATTGGCTTTAAAGGGCTATACAGTGATTGGTGTGGATAATGGTTTTGACGCTGTCGATTATGTCAAATCGTATCAAGTGGATTGTATGCTAGTTGACTTAATGATGGAGGGAATGTCGGGCTATGATTTATGTAAGCAGGTGCGAAAGCATTATGATATGTTAGAACTTCCAATCATTGTTTTAACTGCTATTATGAAGCATTCAGATTTGATGTTAACCTTGCAGGTAGGAGCCAATGATTATTTACAAAAGCCAGTAGCAACGGATGAATTGCTTTTACGAATCGAATCATTATTAGCGGTTCGACAATCATCCCTAGATGCAATTGAGGTTGAAATGAATCATTTATATTCACAAGTGACACCTCATTTTGTCTATAATACACTCAATACAATTATTGGTTTGAGCTATACTGATACGGATAATACAAGGGAAGCATTATACTCCTTAGCGACATATTTCCGCGCAAAGCTCAATGTGCACTATCGTAACAATATGGTGTTGATTGAAGAAGAAGTAGAGCTACTAAAAGCATATCTTTATATAGAAAAGATGCGTTTTGGTGATCGTTTAACTGTCAAATATGATATTGATGAATCTATACAACTGATGATTCCAGCATTATCGCTACAGCCTTTAGTGGAAAATGCCGTTTTTCATGGTATTTCCAAAAAGCCAGAGGGTGGTACAATTGAGATAAGTGTCCAAAGAGAGGGACAATTTATCCGCATTAAAATATATGATAATGGAGTCGGTATACCTGCTAAAAAGTTACAACAATTAATGAATGAAGAAAGTTCGCGCATTGGTTTTACAAATCCACTAAAAAAATTTAAATTAATGAAAAATGCGGATCTTCGTTTATATAGTGAAGAAGGTAAGGGGACAACTATTCTTATACTATTACCGGAGGGTGATGGAGCATGA
- a CDS encoding iron-containing alcohol dehydrogenase, producing MDSFTFYNPVKLHFGEDALEKLTKELAQLGKKVLVVYGGGSIKKNGVYNAVIEKLQEANKIIFELSDVEPNPRVETARLGIDICKKETIDFVLAVGGGSVIDCSKLIVAGAKYDGDAWDIVKRKVFVDEALPLGTVLTLAATGSEMNSGSVITNAATEEKLSWGSPAVFPKFSILNPAYTVTVPKNHTIYGIVDMMSHVFEQYFHNTTNTPITDEMCEGVLRTVIATAPKLLQDLENFKLRETILLAGTIGLNGFLSIGSRGDWASHNIEHAVSAVYDIPHAGGLAILQPHWMRLSVKVNPERFAGIAVRVFGVDATGKTSEEVAYEGIDRLSAFWTSLGAPNRLADYDIDDEKFNQIVEHAMQNGPFGNFNKLQEEDVRKILQNSL from the coding sequence ATGGATTCATTTACATTTTATAATCCAGTGAAATTACATTTTGGCGAAGATGCACTGGAGAAGTTAACGAAAGAGTTGGCGCAGCTTGGAAAAAAGGTATTAGTTGTTTACGGAGGGGGCAGCATTAAGAAAAACGGAGTGTACAATGCTGTCATTGAAAAATTACAAGAAGCGAATAAAATAATATTTGAATTAAGTGATGTTGAGCCAAATCCACGTGTAGAAACTGCAAGACTTGGCATTGATATTTGTAAGAAAGAAACAATTGATTTTGTTCTAGCAGTTGGGGGCGGTTCAGTTATTGACTGTTCAAAATTAATAGTTGCTGGTGCAAAATATGATGGCGACGCATGGGATATTGTGAAGCGTAAAGTCTTTGTAGATGAAGCTCTACCTCTTGGAACGGTTTTAACGCTGGCAGCAACAGGTTCTGAAATGAATTCAGGCTCAGTTATTACTAACGCAGCTACAGAAGAAAAATTAAGCTGGGGCAGCCCTGCTGTTTTTCCAAAATTCTCTATCCTAAATCCTGCCTATACGGTGACAGTGCCAAAAAATCATACCATTTACGGAATCGTGGATATGATGTCACATGTCTTTGAGCAATACTTCCATAATACGACAAATACACCGATTACAGATGAAATGTGTGAAGGTGTATTACGAACAGTTATTGCTACGGCACCTAAATTATTACAAGACCTTGAGAATTTCAAGTTACGTGAAACAATTTTATTGGCAGGAACAATTGGATTAAATGGCTTCTTATCAATTGGTTCCCGAGGCGATTGGGCATCTCATAATATTGAGCATGCTGTATCTGCCGTGTATGATATCCCGCATGCTGGTGGGTTAGCCATTTTACAGCCACACTGGATGCGTTTAAGTGTAAAAGTGAATCCTGAACGTTTTGCAGGCATAGCAGTTCGAGTATTTGGTGTGGATGCTACAGGAAAGACGTCAGAAGAGGTTGCCTACGAGGGAATCGACCGTTTATCTGCATTCTGGACATCGCTAGGAGCACCAAATCGCCTTGCAGATTATGATATTGACGATGAAAAATTCAATCAAATTGTTGAGCATGCTATGCAAAATGGACCATTTGGTAACTTTAATAAGTTACAGGAAGAAGATGTTCGTAAGATTTTACAAAATTCCCTTTAA